In one Ochotona princeps isolate mOchPri1 chromosome 16, mOchPri1.hap1, whole genome shotgun sequence genomic region, the following are encoded:
- the EXOC3L1 gene encoding exocyst complex component 3-like protein isoform X4, with the protein MPSRLESSSRRAGVGSECPADWSDQAGGRTCRRGERMLSWPEELAVLKAKAACRRGRLGYLVKSVISRLPWTRWSRTKCSRPFPQTMVQSYLEGVQTGVWQLNRALEAVQGTREALNQAHGLLQDLARASQALEPLREQVSQHRQLQALSQLLPRLQAVPAAVVHTQSLIDAQQLLEAYVNLRELEQLQEETWMPLGGLDLPVFQGLGPLAEALGQAVEAAAGAAGQLAKENPALLVAAVRVAEGEAGRTACLGQAPRDWRQRFLQALQHGLEQLHFAPSMLPRPGALAGWLEALRVALPAELATAEALVAPCCPLHYNVLQLWARTLHNGLRRSLQQLLAGPELGAADAFALLHWALHVYLGQEMMGSVELGPEADMSQFEPLLTSENIEQLEATFLTQVQASVTQWLQKALDGEVAEWHREQEPNTDPSGFYHSPMPAIVLQILDENIRVASLVSESLQWQVHSMALAEMGAFLRSFSDALIRFSRDHLRGEVTAPQYVSHLLAALNHQSALRSSVSVLQPDVAAPGVLAPVEAALDELQRRICRLLLEELLLELQPLFAALPSRQWLSSSELLDGVCERTARFCGEFGHVRSPEVQLLLAEAERAVVLQYLRALMQGRLVCRGADERAQAAERLRHDAAQLRELFLGLELEESAHCAPVLLQLGELLSLRDPTLLGLEVAGLRQQFPDVSEDHVSALLDLRGDVTREQRQAALSSLQAGPPPSPPASGRRALFSLVPAPTPSSPSCLPSGSCA; encoded by the exons ATGCCCAGCCGGCTGGAGTCATCAAGCAGGCGGGCAGGTGTGGGGAGTGAGTGCCCAGCAGACTGGAGTGACCAGGCAGGCGGGCGGACGTGCAGGCGTGGAGAGCGAATGCTTAGCTGGCCAGAGGAGTTGGCAGTTCTCAAGGCCAAGGCTGCTTGCAGAAGAGGGAGACTTGGATATctggtcaaatctg TCATCTCACGCCTTCCATGGACTCGGTGGTCAAGGACGAAATGCAGCCGGCCCTTCCCCCAG ACAATGGTACAGTCGTACCTTGAAGGTGTGCAAACCGGTGTGTGGCAGCTAAACCGGGCCTTGGAGGCGGTACAAGGAACACGGGAAGCCCTGAACCAGGCCCATGGGCTGCTACAGGACTTGGCCCGAGCCTCCCAGGCCCTGGAGCCCCTGCGGGAGCAGGTCTCCCAACACAGGCAGCTGCAGGCCCTGTCACAGTTGCTACCCCGGCTGCAGGCAG TGCCAGCTGCGGTGGTCCACACACAGAGCCTGATTGATGCCCAGCAGCTCTTGGAGGCATATGTGAACCTgcgggaactggagcagctgcaggaggagACGTGGATGCCCCTGGGGGGCCTGGACTTGCCAGTTTTCCAGGGACTGGGCCCTCTGGCTGAAGCCCTTGGCCAAGCTGTAGAGGCcgctgcaggggctgcaggacAGCTGGCGAAGGAGAACCCAGCCCTGCTGGTGGCCGCTGTGCGGGTAGCAGAGGGGGAGGCTGGACGTACAGCCTGCCTGGGGCAGGCCCCCCGGGACTGGCGGCAGCGCTTCCTGCAGGCACTCCAGCACGGCCTGGAGCAGCTCCACTTTGCACCATCTATGTTGCCCAGACCAGGGGCCCTGGCAGGGTGGCTGGAGGCCCTGCGGGTGGCCCTGCCTGCTGAGCTGGCCACAGCGGAGGCGCTGGTGGCcccctgctgtccactgcactaCAACGTGCTCCAGCTGTGGGCCCGCACGCTGCACAATGGCCTCCGCCGCAGCCTGCAGCAACTCCTTGCGGGCCCCGAGCTGGGAGCTGCAGATGCCTTCGccctgctgcactgggccctgcatgTGTACCTGGG GCAGGAAATGATGGGGAGCGTGGAGCTGGGACCTGAGGCTGATATGTCCCAGTTTGAGCCACTTCTGACTTCGGAGAACATTGAGCAGCTGGAGGCAACATTCCTGACCCAAGTTCAG GCAAGTGTAACTCAGTGGCTGCAGAAGGCACTGGATGGGGAGGTAGCTGAGTGGCACCGGGAGCAGGAGCCCAACACTGACCCGTCCGGCTTCTACCACTCCCCAATGCCAGCCATTGTGCTTCAG ATCCTGGACGAGAACATTCGAGTAGCCAGCCTGGTCAGTGAGTCACTGCAGTGGCAGGTGCACAGCATGGCACTGGCAGAGATGGGCGCATTCCTCCGGAG CTTCAGCGATGCCCTCATCCGGTTTTCCCGGGATCACCTCAGGGGAGAAGTCACGGCCCCTCAATATGTGTCCCACCTCCTTGCTGCCCTCAACCACCAGTCAGCACTCAG GTCCTCGGTGTCGGTGCTGCAGCCCGACGTGGCGGCCCCGGGAGTCCTGGCCCCAGTCGAGGCCGCGCTAGACGAGCTGCAGAGGAGGATCTGTCGCCTATTGTTGGAAGAGTTGCTGCTGGAGCTTCAG CCCCTGTTTGCGGCTCTGCCCTCTCGCCAGTGGCTGTCGAGCTCTGAGCTGCTTGATGGTGTCTGTGAGCGCACAGCACGCTTCTGTGGGGAATTTGGGCACGTGCGGAGCCCCGAGGTCCAG CTGCTGTTGGCCGAGGCCGAGCGCGCCGTTGTGCTACAGTACCTGCGCGCGCTGATGCAGGGCCGCCTGGTGTGTCGCGGTGCGGATGAGCGCGCCCAGGCGGCGGAGCGCTTGCGGCACGATGCCGCCCAGCTTCGGGAGCTCTTCCTGGGCTTG gagctggaggagagcGCACACTGCGCACCCGTGCTGCTGCAGCTTGGAGAGCTGCTGAGCCTCCGTGACCCCACGCTGCTCGGCCTCGAGGTGGCCGGTCTGCGGCAGCAATTCCCAGACGTGAG CGAGGACCACGTCTCGGCGCTCTTGGACCTGCGTGGGGACGTGACACGAGAGCAGCGCCAGGCGGCGCTCAGCTCCCTGCAGGCGGGCCCGCCGCCTTCGCCGCCCGCCAGCGGTCGCCGGGCACTCTTCAGCCTCGTGCCGGCCCCCACGCCCTCGTCGCCATCCTGTCTGCCCTCGGGGTCCTGCGCCTGA
- the EXOC3L1 gene encoding exocyst complex component 3-like protein isoform X1, whose protein sequence is MPSRLESSSRRAGVGSECPADWSDQAGGRTCRRGERMLSWPEELAVLKAKAACRRGRLGYLVKSVISRLPWTRWSRTKCSRPFPQTMVQSYLEGVQTGVWQLNRALEAVQGTREALNQAHGLLQDLARASQALEPLREQVSQHRQLQALSQLLPRLQAVPAAVVHTQSLIDAQQLLEAYVNLRELEQLQEETWMPLGGLDLPVFQGLGPLAEALGQAVEAAAGAAGQLAKENPALLVAAVRVAEGEAGRTACLGQAPRDWRQRFLQALQHGLEQLHFAPSMLPRPGALAGWLEALRVALPAELATAEALVAPCCPLHYNVLQLWARTLHNGLRRSLQQLLAGPELGAADAFALLHWALHVYLGQEMMGSVELGPEADMSQFEPLLTSENIEQLEATFLTQVQASVTQWLQKALDGEVAEWHREQEPNTDPSGFYHSPMPAIVLQILDENIRVASLVSESLQWQVHSMALAEMGAFLRSFSDALIRFSRDHLRGEVTAPQYVSHLLAALNHQSALRSSVSVLQPDVAAPGVLAPVEAALDELQRRICRLLLEELLLELQPLFAALPSRQWLSSSELLDGVCERTARFCGEFGHVRSPEVQVRWWRGPRRGSSEETEGDLSSKHPLASPSPQLLLAEAERAVVLQYLRALMQGRLVCRGADERAQAAERLRHDAAQLRELFLGLELEESAHCAPVLLQLGELLSLRDPTLLGLEVAGLRQQFPDVSEDHVSALLDLRGDVTREQRQAALSSLQAGPPPSPPASGRRALFSLVPAPTPSSPSCLPSGSCA, encoded by the exons ATGCCCAGCCGGCTGGAGTCATCAAGCAGGCGGGCAGGTGTGGGGAGTGAGTGCCCAGCAGACTGGAGTGACCAGGCAGGCGGGCGGACGTGCAGGCGTGGAGAGCGAATGCTTAGCTGGCCAGAGGAGTTGGCAGTTCTCAAGGCCAAGGCTGCTTGCAGAAGAGGGAGACTTGGATATctggtcaaatctg TCATCTCACGCCTTCCATGGACTCGGTGGTCAAGGACGAAATGCAGCCGGCCCTTCCCCCAG ACAATGGTACAGTCGTACCTTGAAGGTGTGCAAACCGGTGTGTGGCAGCTAAACCGGGCCTTGGAGGCGGTACAAGGAACACGGGAAGCCCTGAACCAGGCCCATGGGCTGCTACAGGACTTGGCCCGAGCCTCCCAGGCCCTGGAGCCCCTGCGGGAGCAGGTCTCCCAACACAGGCAGCTGCAGGCCCTGTCACAGTTGCTACCCCGGCTGCAGGCAG TGCCAGCTGCGGTGGTCCACACACAGAGCCTGATTGATGCCCAGCAGCTCTTGGAGGCATATGTGAACCTgcgggaactggagcagctgcaggaggagACGTGGATGCCCCTGGGGGGCCTGGACTTGCCAGTTTTCCAGGGACTGGGCCCTCTGGCTGAAGCCCTTGGCCAAGCTGTAGAGGCcgctgcaggggctgcaggacAGCTGGCGAAGGAGAACCCAGCCCTGCTGGTGGCCGCTGTGCGGGTAGCAGAGGGGGAGGCTGGACGTACAGCCTGCCTGGGGCAGGCCCCCCGGGACTGGCGGCAGCGCTTCCTGCAGGCACTCCAGCACGGCCTGGAGCAGCTCCACTTTGCACCATCTATGTTGCCCAGACCAGGGGCCCTGGCAGGGTGGCTGGAGGCCCTGCGGGTGGCCCTGCCTGCTGAGCTGGCCACAGCGGAGGCGCTGGTGGCcccctgctgtccactgcactaCAACGTGCTCCAGCTGTGGGCCCGCACGCTGCACAATGGCCTCCGCCGCAGCCTGCAGCAACTCCTTGCGGGCCCCGAGCTGGGAGCTGCAGATGCCTTCGccctgctgcactgggccctgcatgTGTACCTGGG GCAGGAAATGATGGGGAGCGTGGAGCTGGGACCTGAGGCTGATATGTCCCAGTTTGAGCCACTTCTGACTTCGGAGAACATTGAGCAGCTGGAGGCAACATTCCTGACCCAAGTTCAG GCAAGTGTAACTCAGTGGCTGCAGAAGGCACTGGATGGGGAGGTAGCTGAGTGGCACCGGGAGCAGGAGCCCAACACTGACCCGTCCGGCTTCTACCACTCCCCAATGCCAGCCATTGTGCTTCAG ATCCTGGACGAGAACATTCGAGTAGCCAGCCTGGTCAGTGAGTCACTGCAGTGGCAGGTGCACAGCATGGCACTGGCAGAGATGGGCGCATTCCTCCGGAG CTTCAGCGATGCCCTCATCCGGTTTTCCCGGGATCACCTCAGGGGAGAAGTCACGGCCCCTCAATATGTGTCCCACCTCCTTGCTGCCCTCAACCACCAGTCAGCACTCAG GTCCTCGGTGTCGGTGCTGCAGCCCGACGTGGCGGCCCCGGGAGTCCTGGCCCCAGTCGAGGCCGCGCTAGACGAGCTGCAGAGGAGGATCTGTCGCCTATTGTTGGAAGAGTTGCTGCTGGAGCTTCAG CCCCTGTTTGCGGCTCTGCCCTCTCGCCAGTGGCTGTCGAGCTCTGAGCTGCTTGATGGTGTCTGTGAGCGCACAGCACGCTTCTGTGGGGAATTTGGGCACGTGCGGAGCCCCGAGGTCCAGGTGCGTTGGTGGAGGGGGCCTCGAAGGGGCAGTTCGGAGGAGACGGAGGGGGACCTGTCCTCAAAACATCCGCTTGCCTCGCCTTCCCCTCAGCTGCTGTTGGCCGAGGCCGAGCGCGCCGTTGTGCTACAGTACCTGCGCGCGCTGATGCAGGGCCGCCTGGTGTGTCGCGGTGCGGATGAGCGCGCCCAGGCGGCGGAGCGCTTGCGGCACGATGCCGCCCAGCTTCGGGAGCTCTTCCTGGGCTTG gagctggaggagagcGCACACTGCGCACCCGTGCTGCTGCAGCTTGGAGAGCTGCTGAGCCTCCGTGACCCCACGCTGCTCGGCCTCGAGGTGGCCGGTCTGCGGCAGCAATTCCCAGACGTGAG CGAGGACCACGTCTCGGCGCTCTTGGACCTGCGTGGGGACGTGACACGAGAGCAGCGCCAGGCGGCGCTCAGCTCCCTGCAGGCGGGCCCGCCGCCTTCGCCGCCCGCCAGCGGTCGCCGGGCACTCTTCAGCCTCGTGCCGGCCCCCACGCCCTCGTCGCCATCCTGTCTGCCCTCGGGGTCCTGCGCCTGA
- the EXOC3L1 gene encoding exocyst complex component 3-like protein isoform X3 has protein sequence MDSVVKDEMQPALPPGPEWPEQEKAEQLARGAALKWASGIFYRPEQLARLGQYRSREVQRTCSLEARLKTMVQSYLEGVQTGVWQLNRALEAVQGTREALNQAHGLLQDLARASQALEPLREQVSQHRQLQALSQLLPRLQAVPAAVVHTQSLIDAQQLLEAYVNLRELEQLQEETWMPLGGLDLPVFQGLGPLAEALGQAVEAAAGAAGQLAKENPALLVAAVRVAEGEAGRTACLGQAPRDWRQRFLQALQHGLEQLHFAPSMLPRPGALAGWLEALRVALPAELATAEALVAPCCPLHYNVLQLWARTLHNGLRRSLQQLLAGPELGAADAFALLHWALHVYLGQEMMGSVELGPEADMSQFEPLLTSENIEQLEATFLTQVQASVTQWLQKALDGEVAEWHREQEPNTDPSGFYHSPMPAIVLQILDENIRVASLVSESLQWQVHSMALAEMGAFLRSFSDALIRFSRDHLRGEVTAPQYVSHLLAALNHQSALRSSVSVLQPDVAAPGVLAPVEAALDELQRRICRLLLEELLLELQPLFAALPSRQWLSSSELLDGVCERTARFCGEFGHVRSPEVQVRWWRGPRRGSSEETEGDLSSKHPLASPSPQLLLAEAERAVVLQYLRALMQGRLVCRGADERAQAAERLRHDAAQLRELFLGLELEESAHCAPVLLQLGELLSLRDPTLLGLEVAGLRQQFPDVSEDHVSALLDLRGDVTREQRQAALSSLQAGPPPSPPASGRRALFSLVPAPTPSSPSCLPSGSCA, from the exons ATGGACTCGGTGGTCAAGGACGAAATGCAGCCGGCCCTTCCCCCAG GGCCAGAGTGGCCGGAGCAggagaaagcagaacagctggccCGGGGTGCAGCACTCAAGTGGGCCTCAGGCATCTTCTATCGGCCAGAgcagctggccaggctgggccagtatCGCAGCCGCGAGGTGCAGCGCACCTGCTCGCTGGAAGCACGCCTGaag ACAATGGTACAGTCGTACCTTGAAGGTGTGCAAACCGGTGTGTGGCAGCTAAACCGGGCCTTGGAGGCGGTACAAGGAACACGGGAAGCCCTGAACCAGGCCCATGGGCTGCTACAGGACTTGGCCCGAGCCTCCCAGGCCCTGGAGCCCCTGCGGGAGCAGGTCTCCCAACACAGGCAGCTGCAGGCCCTGTCACAGTTGCTACCCCGGCTGCAGGCAG TGCCAGCTGCGGTGGTCCACACACAGAGCCTGATTGATGCCCAGCAGCTCTTGGAGGCATATGTGAACCTgcgggaactggagcagctgcaggaggagACGTGGATGCCCCTGGGGGGCCTGGACTTGCCAGTTTTCCAGGGACTGGGCCCTCTGGCTGAAGCCCTTGGCCAAGCTGTAGAGGCcgctgcaggggctgcaggacAGCTGGCGAAGGAGAACCCAGCCCTGCTGGTGGCCGCTGTGCGGGTAGCAGAGGGGGAGGCTGGACGTACAGCCTGCCTGGGGCAGGCCCCCCGGGACTGGCGGCAGCGCTTCCTGCAGGCACTCCAGCACGGCCTGGAGCAGCTCCACTTTGCACCATCTATGTTGCCCAGACCAGGGGCCCTGGCAGGGTGGCTGGAGGCCCTGCGGGTGGCCCTGCCTGCTGAGCTGGCCACAGCGGAGGCGCTGGTGGCcccctgctgtccactgcactaCAACGTGCTCCAGCTGTGGGCCCGCACGCTGCACAATGGCCTCCGCCGCAGCCTGCAGCAACTCCTTGCGGGCCCCGAGCTGGGAGCTGCAGATGCCTTCGccctgctgcactgggccctgcatgTGTACCTGGG GCAGGAAATGATGGGGAGCGTGGAGCTGGGACCTGAGGCTGATATGTCCCAGTTTGAGCCACTTCTGACTTCGGAGAACATTGAGCAGCTGGAGGCAACATTCCTGACCCAAGTTCAG GCAAGTGTAACTCAGTGGCTGCAGAAGGCACTGGATGGGGAGGTAGCTGAGTGGCACCGGGAGCAGGAGCCCAACACTGACCCGTCCGGCTTCTACCACTCCCCAATGCCAGCCATTGTGCTTCAG ATCCTGGACGAGAACATTCGAGTAGCCAGCCTGGTCAGTGAGTCACTGCAGTGGCAGGTGCACAGCATGGCACTGGCAGAGATGGGCGCATTCCTCCGGAG CTTCAGCGATGCCCTCATCCGGTTTTCCCGGGATCACCTCAGGGGAGAAGTCACGGCCCCTCAATATGTGTCCCACCTCCTTGCTGCCCTCAACCACCAGTCAGCACTCAG GTCCTCGGTGTCGGTGCTGCAGCCCGACGTGGCGGCCCCGGGAGTCCTGGCCCCAGTCGAGGCCGCGCTAGACGAGCTGCAGAGGAGGATCTGTCGCCTATTGTTGGAAGAGTTGCTGCTGGAGCTTCAG CCCCTGTTTGCGGCTCTGCCCTCTCGCCAGTGGCTGTCGAGCTCTGAGCTGCTTGATGGTGTCTGTGAGCGCACAGCACGCTTCTGTGGGGAATTTGGGCACGTGCGGAGCCCCGAGGTCCAGGTGCGTTGGTGGAGGGGGCCTCGAAGGGGCAGTTCGGAGGAGACGGAGGGGGACCTGTCCTCAAAACATCCGCTTGCCTCGCCTTCCCCTCAGCTGCTGTTGGCCGAGGCCGAGCGCGCCGTTGTGCTACAGTACCTGCGCGCGCTGATGCAGGGCCGCCTGGTGTGTCGCGGTGCGGATGAGCGCGCCCAGGCGGCGGAGCGCTTGCGGCACGATGCCGCCCAGCTTCGGGAGCTCTTCCTGGGCTTG gagctggaggagagcGCACACTGCGCACCCGTGCTGCTGCAGCTTGGAGAGCTGCTGAGCCTCCGTGACCCCACGCTGCTCGGCCTCGAGGTGGCCGGTCTGCGGCAGCAATTCCCAGACGTGAG CGAGGACCACGTCTCGGCGCTCTTGGACCTGCGTGGGGACGTGACACGAGAGCAGCGCCAGGCGGCGCTCAGCTCCCTGCAGGCGGGCCCGCCGCCTTCGCCGCCCGCCAGCGGTCGCCGGGCACTCTTCAGCCTCGTGCCGGCCCCCACGCCCTCGTCGCCATCCTGTCTGCCCTCGGGGTCCTGCGCCTGA
- the EXOC3L1 gene encoding exocyst complex component 3-like protein isoform X2 — protein sequence MDSVVKDEMQPALPPGSSCPGPEWPEQEKAEQLARGAALKWASGIFYRPEQLARLGQYRSREVQRTCSLEARLKTMVQSYLEGVQTGVWQLNRALEAVQGTREALNQAHGLLQDLARASQALEPLREQVSQHRQLQALSQLLPRLQAVPAAVVHTQSLIDAQQLLEAYVNLRELEQLQEETWMPLGGLDLPVFQGLGPLAEALGQAVEAAAGAAGQLAKENPALLVAAVRVAEGEAGRTACLGQAPRDWRQRFLQALQHGLEQLHFAPSMLPRPGALAGWLEALRVALPAELATAEALVAPCCPLHYNVLQLWARTLHNGLRRSLQQLLAGPELGAADAFALLHWALHVYLGQEMMGSVELGPEADMSQFEPLLTSENIEQLEATFLTQVQASVTQWLQKALDGEVAEWHREQEPNTDPSGFYHSPMPAIVLQILDENIRVASLVSESLQWQVHSMALAEMGAFLRSFSDALIRFSRDHLRGEVTAPQYVSHLLAALNHQSALRSSVSVLQPDVAAPGVLAPVEAALDELQRRICRLLLEELLLELQPLFAALPSRQWLSSSELLDGVCERTARFCGEFGHVRSPEVQVRWWRGPRRGSSEETEGDLSSKHPLASPSPQLLLAEAERAVVLQYLRALMQGRLVCRGADERAQAAERLRHDAAQLRELFLGLELEESAHCAPVLLQLGELLSLRDPTLLGLEVAGLRQQFPDVSEDHVSALLDLRGDVTREQRQAALSSLQAGPPPSPPASGRRALFSLVPAPTPSSPSCLPSGSCA from the exons ATGGACTCGGTGGTCAAGGACGAAATGCAGCCGGCCCTTCCCCCAG GCTCTTCCTGCCCAGGGCCAGAGTGGCCGGAGCAggagaaagcagaacagctggccCGGGGTGCAGCACTCAAGTGGGCCTCAGGCATCTTCTATCGGCCAGAgcagctggccaggctgggccagtatCGCAGCCGCGAGGTGCAGCGCACCTGCTCGCTGGAAGCACGCCTGaag ACAATGGTACAGTCGTACCTTGAAGGTGTGCAAACCGGTGTGTGGCAGCTAAACCGGGCCTTGGAGGCGGTACAAGGAACACGGGAAGCCCTGAACCAGGCCCATGGGCTGCTACAGGACTTGGCCCGAGCCTCCCAGGCCCTGGAGCCCCTGCGGGAGCAGGTCTCCCAACACAGGCAGCTGCAGGCCCTGTCACAGTTGCTACCCCGGCTGCAGGCAG TGCCAGCTGCGGTGGTCCACACACAGAGCCTGATTGATGCCCAGCAGCTCTTGGAGGCATATGTGAACCTgcgggaactggagcagctgcaggaggagACGTGGATGCCCCTGGGGGGCCTGGACTTGCCAGTTTTCCAGGGACTGGGCCCTCTGGCTGAAGCCCTTGGCCAAGCTGTAGAGGCcgctgcaggggctgcaggacAGCTGGCGAAGGAGAACCCAGCCCTGCTGGTGGCCGCTGTGCGGGTAGCAGAGGGGGAGGCTGGACGTACAGCCTGCCTGGGGCAGGCCCCCCGGGACTGGCGGCAGCGCTTCCTGCAGGCACTCCAGCACGGCCTGGAGCAGCTCCACTTTGCACCATCTATGTTGCCCAGACCAGGGGCCCTGGCAGGGTGGCTGGAGGCCCTGCGGGTGGCCCTGCCTGCTGAGCTGGCCACAGCGGAGGCGCTGGTGGCcccctgctgtccactgcactaCAACGTGCTCCAGCTGTGGGCCCGCACGCTGCACAATGGCCTCCGCCGCAGCCTGCAGCAACTCCTTGCGGGCCCCGAGCTGGGAGCTGCAGATGCCTTCGccctgctgcactgggccctgcatgTGTACCTGGG GCAGGAAATGATGGGGAGCGTGGAGCTGGGACCTGAGGCTGATATGTCCCAGTTTGAGCCACTTCTGACTTCGGAGAACATTGAGCAGCTGGAGGCAACATTCCTGACCCAAGTTCAG GCAAGTGTAACTCAGTGGCTGCAGAAGGCACTGGATGGGGAGGTAGCTGAGTGGCACCGGGAGCAGGAGCCCAACACTGACCCGTCCGGCTTCTACCACTCCCCAATGCCAGCCATTGTGCTTCAG ATCCTGGACGAGAACATTCGAGTAGCCAGCCTGGTCAGTGAGTCACTGCAGTGGCAGGTGCACAGCATGGCACTGGCAGAGATGGGCGCATTCCTCCGGAG CTTCAGCGATGCCCTCATCCGGTTTTCCCGGGATCACCTCAGGGGAGAAGTCACGGCCCCTCAATATGTGTCCCACCTCCTTGCTGCCCTCAACCACCAGTCAGCACTCAG GTCCTCGGTGTCGGTGCTGCAGCCCGACGTGGCGGCCCCGGGAGTCCTGGCCCCAGTCGAGGCCGCGCTAGACGAGCTGCAGAGGAGGATCTGTCGCCTATTGTTGGAAGAGTTGCTGCTGGAGCTTCAG CCCCTGTTTGCGGCTCTGCCCTCTCGCCAGTGGCTGTCGAGCTCTGAGCTGCTTGATGGTGTCTGTGAGCGCACAGCACGCTTCTGTGGGGAATTTGGGCACGTGCGGAGCCCCGAGGTCCAGGTGCGTTGGTGGAGGGGGCCTCGAAGGGGCAGTTCGGAGGAGACGGAGGGGGACCTGTCCTCAAAACATCCGCTTGCCTCGCCTTCCCCTCAGCTGCTGTTGGCCGAGGCCGAGCGCGCCGTTGTGCTACAGTACCTGCGCGCGCTGATGCAGGGCCGCCTGGTGTGTCGCGGTGCGGATGAGCGCGCCCAGGCGGCGGAGCGCTTGCGGCACGATGCCGCCCAGCTTCGGGAGCTCTTCCTGGGCTTG gagctggaggagagcGCACACTGCGCACCCGTGCTGCTGCAGCTTGGAGAGCTGCTGAGCCTCCGTGACCCCACGCTGCTCGGCCTCGAGGTGGCCGGTCTGCGGCAGCAATTCCCAGACGTGAG CGAGGACCACGTCTCGGCGCTCTTGGACCTGCGTGGGGACGTGACACGAGAGCAGCGCCAGGCGGCGCTCAGCTCCCTGCAGGCGGGCCCGCCGCCTTCGCCGCCCGCCAGCGGTCGCCGGGCACTCTTCAGCCTCGTGCCGGCCCCCACGCCCTCGTCGCCATCCTGTCTGCCCTCGGGGTCCTGCGCCTGA